agggtagaatggccttctacccagtTGTAGAGATGAGATCAAGAGAGAATTCTGATcaggatgttatttgaataataggaggaggctaagtcgggacgtcgagcacgagagtttatccgacttcattgaggtgagtcttctcactatattgtacctagaagggtacctgtgtgtgaccggaaggtcttatatgctatgagatgtttgagttgtatgttgttatgtgatatgtatgtgttatgattgttatgtatgttatggaccggaaggtcaagaggttatGAACtagaaggtcgatacgggtatgaccggaaggtctgcCGAGATTCAGGACGGATGTCCCCTAAGAcatatggatcggaagatcctgcagagttatggcctggaaaggcgtatgtgtggtatgtggtattttggggaactcactaagcatttgtgcttacagtggttgtgttatgtgtttcaggtactagtgaggatcgcgggaaggccgACATGATTCGCACACACTTATAGAGTTTTGTCATTTAGATTATGGGgacatgttttgttatgatacaacgatacattatgttttatgattatcgtgtgaatgaagtatgatttaaaaatgaaaaattgttttggaaaaatttacgttgttacgctttagtttttttaaaactttttttctcaaagaattgtttctaatatgttttgtTCTttgtaaaatcatatttatacaaaaaaaaaacgtattttcacataaaaatcttatattttctatataaaagctattttaagaaaaaaaatttgtatatgaaatatctagtaataaaaataggtatttattaagtatataaagatatacaaatccatttttataaaaaatgtatacaaaaacatattttacaaaaaaaaaatgtatgcaaacacctattttatctatatatatttttttataaaattgtgtttgtatacattttttttaataaaaacgtgtttgaatttttttatataatacgtgtttgtatacattttataaaatgtatacaaacacgattttataaaatgtatacaaaacgTATTATATAGAAAATTATTTAAAcacgtttttattaaaaaaaaatataaacaaacatgatttcataaaaaaaatagacacacacacacacacacacacacacacatatatatatatatatatatatatatatatatatatatatatatatatatatatatatatatatatatatatataggcgataggtgtttgtatacattttttttgtaaaatacatttttgtatacattgtttataaaaaaaaacagatttgtatatatttatatacttaataaatacatatttttatagcTAGATATTTCGTAtacaaaaactttttaaaaaatgtttttatatagaaaatataagatttttatgtgaaaactacattttttttgtatatatatgattttataaagaaaaacatattagaaacaactttttgagaaaaaaagttgtaaaaaaaattaaagttaggaagaattcataataaaattctaaaatttgggcaaaaagggtaaagttttgaccaaatttgtaacaaaaataaatacctcggccaaaagtgtaaattttggactaaatttgtaataaattttgaaatctgggctaaaaatgtaattttttgaaAGTTGGGTGACCTattgaccgggtcaaagggttaaattgaatacgattaccgttatttgggacttaattgaatacgattactattatttgggacttaattgaataaaaaatatatataggtactaaatcgattatgaaacTAATATGTAAAGATTTTATTACGAAACTAAAGATTTTATTATAGTTTTTCTTATATTTCGGCAATAAGTTGAATACTATGGGCCGCCGACAATCAAATGAAAACTTCATAAATCGTCACTTGAGTATTTTATGTGGGCTTTGGATATCGTTAAAGCCCAATAAAACTAAACATTGAAAACGTTAAGGCCCCATAAACTCTATTGGAATACGAAATGATAATCACTTAATCATTGCAACGGAAAATATCAGTTGTGGTTGAATGGCGTCCAGTCTTCTTTCTCCGGCCGCCGTAAACGTCCACCACCATCCTAACTCATCGATTTTCACTGCTGCAGTTCCTTTACTTCCTTCTATCCGTTTCTTTTCATCTAGCCATTGTTCTGGTAGTAAAATCGTATCCTCACAACCTTCTTCTCTACATCCACCACGGAGTTCCAATTTATGGCTTCGCCGGTGTGGTGCATCGAGCCCTCATCCGCCTTCTCCTCCGGAGTCAGGACCACCTCCTGGTGAAGATGACGATTCTAATTCAGGTACACTGGTTCTTGCTCTTCTAAATTGTCCCGTATTATCAACAAATTCAGCGTACATATGACCTAATTACTTTTGCTAGGGTTCGTGCTTATCCTTTATTTATCGGAAATTTGTGCGTTTAGCAGAATTTAGGCATGTTTTACAGCTACAGTTTGATTATGGTTGTCAAAAGGATATTTTTCATCTTTCAAAATTGATACGGATTTGGAACTCTTCAAAAATTCTAGGTTAGACATCAAAATCAATTGCATATCTCGTTTTCGGGGGATGAAGGAGGGTTCTTGATCAGTCTTACTGGGTTTAATTACAAAGGAACTAACTTTCATTTTCAAACAAGTTATCATAATGAAGTATTCTGCATAGTTATCTAGGCAAGATTGATGACCCTTTTTTACATGAGAACCCAAGAAGCTCAGTTAAAAGCATTGTAAGTTGAAGTTTAACATTACTTCCATATGAAAGAAGACTTGATGTAAATAGCTATTTAATCAATGAGAGAACCACCTTCTTATCATCACTTTTGAACCCAAATTAGGTTTTTAAATCGGCTAATCTGGGAATTGTTGTTATAACCTGTATGTGATATCAGCTGTAATAAATATTGTCATGCCCATGAAACAGGTTCACTGGTATCTTTTAGTAGATTTCAAGAAAATGTTCAAATTTTTTTTGCTGTTCTTTTCTGGATGTCACTCTTCTTCTGGTCATCCGCTTGGGATGGAAGGAATAATGGCAGATCCGACAAGGGACCAAAGTTCTGGAAATGAATCAGTAAACATGTAGATTGTATATATAGCATGATAAAACTAGGTGTATTATTATTGTAATAAAACAACAGCAAGTAGCCACCACTATATTTACTATCGTATAGCTACTGTAATATCATGTATAATGTACCTGATTTCCTTCATTTGTTCTCATAATTAGTTCCAAGATTTTCCGGTTTATAGtcgaaaattatatatattaaaaaacaaCTGTAGCAAGAAACCAGAgcaagaaaatgaaaattacaaAAAGGTCTAAAGGGTGTTGTGACTAACAAACCAAATTTGTAGAGCATTTAGTATTTCTATTACTAAACCACAAAAAAGATAACTCATTTATGGAATCCACCCTATCATCATTTATGATCTTATTTCCTGCAAAAACTTTATGGTTTCTAAACCGTTAAATATACCAAGTTGTGGTACAAGCAACCACATGAATAACTTGGTTCTTTTTAGCATTTTATGGACAAAGGCGgatttagaaaaaataaatagGGTATGCAATATTTATTTCATTGTATTACAAATAATCCAAATAGTGTTGTAATATGGTAGTTAATACTTTCCTGTCTCAAAATTATTGTTTACAAACAAAAATCACatagattaaaaaaaatacacataGCAAAACCATCTCGGTTTTGTATATTTTGAATTTATCTAAGGTTTCATCCTTATAATGTAACAAATACACATAGCAAAACCAAGTGCATTCATTAATAAAAGTGACTACATACTTTTTATTTCTTAAAGAATGAGTGGAGTGAAAATCACATAGGTCACTGTGTACAAGTTCCAAAACAGCTGAATTTCTAGTAACACTAGGAAATGGTTGTTTTGTCATTTTTGTAAGCATGCATGTTTTATATTTATCAGATGCCATATCAAAGGCTGAAATTAATCCATCTTTTGATATCTCATGCATCCTTCTAAAGTTGACATGACCTAATCTTACATGTCAAAGCATAAATTTATCAACATTAGAAGCGGAAGTTACAAATGCAGGATTTTGAACAGGTATTAATTTGTCAACAATCTTCAAACAGAACATTGTATTATTTAAATATCTAAAGCCAACAAACATTCCACccttaaataaaataaacttatcCGACTCAATAACTTGTTTAAAACCATCATAATTTAAACAACTAGAACTAACAAGATTCTTGCgaacaaacaaaacatcaaataacCTAATTGTCTTTCCAAAAGTAAATTCAAGAAACACGTCACCAAAACCACAAATATGAATAAAAGAATTGGCTCCCATTTTCAGCACCGACCCATCTTCAAGTGAAGTTAATGTTTCAAACATCCGTTTATCTTTGCATACATGGTCCGTTGCTTCGGAGTCGATCCACCAAACAACATCATCATCCTGTACATAGAATGATTCAAGAATAAATGAAAAATAGTAAACATAATTCTGATTAGAATTATCAAAGTTAGTAAAAAATTGACCTCCTTTAACTTGGGTCGAAGACCCGTTCACTTTCTCATTGGCTCCATTGTTTCTAGCACGGTTGTTGCCTAAATTCACACGACAATCACGCTTGTAATGCCCAACTTGATTGCACCTCCAACAAACCAGATCCTTTCTCTTTTTGTTGGAGTTGATTAGGACATGTTCCTGCTTGCGTTTGCCATGTCCTTTGTGGTTCTGATTCCTTGGTTTGTTTTCAACCATATGAACCGAGGGTTGTCCAGATTTaacttttcctttgggtttatcAGATTTGTCACTTTCCTTCGTACGAAGAGATTCTTTAATATGAATGTGACTagcaagttgaaccaaagacaattCCTCCTTTTGATGTTTCAATTTGAAGTCTTTCTAGGATGGAGGCAAATTGTCAATGATGGTTGACACAGCAATGGATTCATCCATATGCATACGTTGCAGATTAAACAAGTTGTATATGCCAATGAGTTCATTGTATTGTTCAGTAACAGACCTCAAATCGTCCATCTTATAATTGTTAAAGTTATTGAccagaaacttcttgctagaagcatccTCGGTGATATATTTCAATTCATGGGTGTCACACAACTCCTTGGCACACACGGCTTCACTATGGATATCAAATAAAACGTCAGACATATCGTTCAGAATGTGACCTTTGCAGATGTAGTCATCGTTGTCCTACTTCTGTCTCCTCCTTATCTCTTCAATTGTCTCAACAACACCTTCCTCAGCCTCTGTTGGTCTGGGAGTAGTCAGCACGTATGCTGCTTTCAAAGTAGTCAACATGAAGTACGTCTTCTTCTTCCAACGCCTAAAGCCGACACCTTCGAACTTCTCCAGCCTGGCAAACTTAGTGGTCATCTCGCGGATTGAGTCACCCATCTCCAGGAACCGAAATTATCAGTTTGATTGTAAGACAAAGTAGGGTTTTGTAGTGGAGATGtggataccaacttggattgCGTGAACACTTTccaaactgatatttctaccctatgtttgggttacaagaaatttagcctaggataatccaggaggacacttacgattctaggcacAGAAATCATAAGCCAAATTGCTAGAATGATTCTGTGAGTGTATGAAGAAAAATGAGAGCTAAATTTCGTGTGTCCCTTCTAAAAGGAAGAgctatttatatataataaacgAGATTAGGGTTCCATTAGGGTTGGGCCGTCATGAGTTCCTTTGGAAGCAAGTCAGAGTAATCCagattttaatgaggatttagggtttccaaaactgACGAATTTCatcagttttaccataatcactctCAAGAATTCATTTTTCTCATTATGTTCCCATGAGTTCCTTTGAAAGCAAGTCAAGGTAATCCAGCgggaccccagccaggggctctacccctagaccccgccaaagggcgtcacccctttggaaaccccggaACAGGGACGCTACCCCCAGACCCCTGACTTGTCGTCGAACCGACTTCTAATTTGATattatacatgcgtgcactccgcacaaacccgtacatatattagagtacaaattatgaagccccttGTCTCACATGTTAGTTTCAGTTACATAAAATGatatggtgacactaaaatcactaaCACCTTAGAGCTAAGAGATAACATTTTTCGAATATGAAGTCCAGGGTAATCAATCTTGATTATCTTTTAATTTTATAGTATTGTCTTTTTAAAagagatttttttatttattaataacttttttttttatcttttggtATATATTTCACATACGCGAGATATAGGTAGAGTTCCTAAACGCTCAATTTTCGGTGTCATAAAAGACGTTCTGAAGTTTCTTGAAAAATGCAATAAAAAATGGATATTCTATCA
The genomic region above belongs to Lactuca sativa cultivar Salinas chromosome 4, Lsat_Salinas_v11, whole genome shotgun sequence and contains:
- the LOC111913180 gene encoding uncharacterized protein LOC111913180, yielding MASSLLSPAAVNVHHHPNSSIFTAAVPLLPSIRFFSSSHCSGSKIVSSQPSSLHPPRSSNLWLRRCGASSPHPPSPPESGPPPGEDDDSNSGSLVSFSRFQENVQIFFAVLFWMSLFFWSSAWDGRNNGRSDKGPKFWK